In Ruminococcaceae bacterium BL-6, a genomic segment contains:
- a CDS encoding Signal peptidase I, with protein MDVIVRKICNVLISVILTAMVISAAVLLVPHVFGYQPYSVLSGSMEPRYHVGSLIFVRPVKPEEIKTGDAVTFTLPGQEKTVATHRVVRIDPKAKTFTTKGDANEVEDQPVSFDRLVGRAAGFSVPYFGWLSIFIRTKQGLLTAGCLVLFVILLCFLPDVFKKEEEPKDEGEDDTLENE; from the coding sequence TTGGATGTGATTGTCAGAAAGATCTGCAACGTGCTGATCAGCGTCATTTTAACCGCCATGGTGATTTCGGCCGCCGTTCTGCTGGTTCCCCATGTGTTCGGCTATCAGCCTTACAGCGTGCTGAGCGGCAGCATGGAGCCCCGGTATCATGTCGGGAGCCTGATTTTCGTCAGGCCGGTGAAGCCGGAGGAAATCAAAACCGGCGACGCCGTTACGTTTACGCTTCCCGGTCAGGAAAAGACGGTCGCCACCCACCGGGTCGTCAGAATCGATCCGAAGGCGAAGACCTTCACCACCAAAGGCGATGCCAACGAGGTGGAGGACCAGCCGGTTTCCTTCGACCGCCTGGTCGGAAGGGCCGCGGGATTCAGCGTCCCGTATTTCGGGTGGCTTTCCATTTTTATCCGCACCAAACAGGGGCTTTTGACCGCGGGATGCCTTGTCCTGTTTGTGATTCTGCTGTGCTTCCTCCCCGATGTTTTTAAAAAGGAAGAGGAGCCGAAGGATGAGGGCGAAGACGATACCTTGGAAAACGAATGA